In the genome of Mytilus edulis chromosome 3, xbMytEdul2.2, whole genome shotgun sequence, one region contains:
- the LOC139515165 gene encoding uncharacterized protein codes for MELQKLKSRRTGNRSAVTRLLRKFADAKESSEFDREELLATYENLQQKKKLLDTLNEQIENASETEDIETEIVDTDEYTTNFVTKLRHFKIFIDKTSQPISNQPSHSSYQVLNVDSPPFIPTSSPEIAQTSYAAPSLPQSNDAARILTETSQIATSIPTSSYTVPSAISSNHRLPKLTLPTFNGNILEWPSFWDSYESAVHYNPTLTDVQKFNYLKAQLENEAAQTIAGFSLTNANYAEAVNVLIERFGQTHKITQAHLQALLDITPPRNDLISLRMFYDKMESLVRGLESLGQTQDSYGNLLVPIIINKLPGEIRKHLAREHGTTSWLLRDLRRSIHKEIQIMEAGQVTQTESDISYSTLFAGANSQRKHNASTRNDNQHLTEKPCIFCKDIHSPANCQKVRDLDERIAIVKRNNLCFNCLGTHHIKECKSKSSCRNCGKRHHTSLCNEAGQTANPDQRSENRFTDTKDSAHSCTNESTTSTPTVVNLVKDTEIQEDSTILHSSAQFHSNVLLKTAVAPVWSVHNCTDTNILFDEGAQRSFVTESLARELNLQREGSEKIQLSSFGETNTNARRLDKATVYVETETGHKIPIHALIVPMIATPLQNHIRYIDRNNNYLKGLKLALPVTQQDTFEISLLIGADFYWEIVEDKVVRGNGPTAVKSKLGYLLSGPLNSEKSQLSTVSSISNVLISHQTEEHNLEAFRKIEAREVEFQQVHDDKENYIRTSIEFRDNQDYAKLPWKHDND; via the coding sequence ATGGAACTACAAAAGCTTAAATCAAGAAGAACGGGCAATCGTAGTGCCGTTACCAGACTTTTACGAAAATTTGCCGACGCAAAAGAAAGTTCTGAATTCGACAGAGAGGAGCTGTTAGCCACATACGAAAATCTACAACAGAAGAAGAAGTTACTCGACACACTGAATGAACAAATTGAGAACGCATCGGAAACAGAGGATATAGAGACAGAAATCGTAGACACAGATGAGTATACTACAAATTTTGTTACTAAACTGAGACATTTTAAGATATTCATAGATAAAACTTCACAACCTATTTCCAATCAACCATCACATTCGTCTTATCAAGTTTTAAATGTAGACAGCCCACCGTTCATCCCTACTAGTTCACCCGAAATTGCACAGACAAGTTATGCCGCCCCGTCATTGCCACAGTCAAATGATGCCGCTCGAATTTTAACAGAGACAAGCCAAATTGCCACATCAATTCCCACGTCAAGCTATACTGTCCCGTCCGCTATATCCAGCAATCACCGTTTGCCAAAATTAACTTTACCTACATTTAATGGCAATATATTAGAATGGCCGAGCTTTTGGGATTCTTATGAATCGGCAGTTCATTACAACCCAACATTGACAGATGttcaaaagtttaattatttgaAGGCCCAATTAGAAAACGAAGCCGCTCAGACAATTGCCGGTTTTTCTCTAACTAACGCTAACTATGCCGAAGCCGTAAATGTTCTGATAGAGAGATTTGGACAGACTCATAAAATAACACAAGCACACCTACAAGCACTGCTTGATATTACGCCACCCCGAAATGACCTCATAAGCCTGAGAATGTTTTATGACAAAATGGAGAGTTTAGTTAGAGGACTTGAATCGCTTGGACAGACACAGGACTCATACGGTAATTTATTAGTCCCGATTATAATCAACAAACTGCCAGGAGAAATTAGAAAGCATCTCGCGCGGGAGCATGGTACGACAAGTTGGCTATTACGAGATCTTAGAAGAAGTATACACAAAGAGATACAAATCATGGAAGCCGGACAAGTTACACAGACAGAAAGTGATATTTCGTATTCTACCCTTTTTGCCGGTGCTAACTCACAAAGAAAACACAACGCAAGTACTAGAAATGATAATCAGCATTTAACAGAAAAGCCGTGCATTTTCTGCAAAGATATTCATTCGCCTGCCAACTGCCAGAAAGTACGAGATTTAGATGAACGCATCGCTATTGTTAAACGTAACAATTTATGCTTCAACTGCCTCGGTACACATCATATCAAAGAATGTAAATCGAAAAGCTCATGTCGTAACTGTGGTAAACGACACCACACTAGTTTATGTAATGAAGCTGGACAAACCGCGAACCCCGACCAGAGAAGTGAAAACCGTTTCACTGACACGAAAGATTCCGCTCACAGTTGTACGAACGAAAGTACGACATCTACACCGACTGTAGTAAATCTCGTGAAGGATACCGAGATACAAGAAGACTCAACAATATTACACTCGTCAGCACAATTTCACTCAAATGTATTGTTGAAAACTGCCGTGGCCCCCGTTTGGTCAGTTCATAATTGCACAGATACGAATATTTTGTTTGATGAAGGCGCTCAAAGGTCTTTTGTAACGGAGAGTCTTGCGCGAGAATTAAACCTGCAGCGAGAAGGATCCGAAAAGATTCAACTCTCATCATTTGGAGAAACCAACACTAATGCTAGGCGACTCGATAAAGCCACAGTTTATGTTGAAACTGAAACTGGACATAAAATCCCAATACATGCATTAATCGTTCCAATGATAGCTACGCCGTTACAGAACCACATTCGTTACATTGACAGGAACAATAACTATTTGAAAGGACTAAAGCTCGCACTTCCAGTTACGCAACAGGATACATTCGAAATTTCACTATTAATTGGAGCCGATTTTTATTGGGAAATAGTTGAAGATAAAGTTGTACGCGGAAACGGACCCACCGCAGTCAAATCGAAATTAGGGTACTTACTTTCTGGACCGTTAAATTCAGAAAAATCACAGCTATCAACAGTGTCAAGTATTTCCAATGTACTTATTTCACATCAAACAGAGGAACACAACTTAGAAGCGTTTAGGAAGATTGAAGCTCGAGAAGTAGAATTTCAACAAGTACACGACGACAAAGAGAACTATATAAGAACTTCAATTGAGTTTCGCGACAACCAAGATTATGCaaagttaccatggaaacacgACAACGATTAA